ATTTTCCATATCTTACCAAGTCAAGCTTGTAGCCTCGTAGTTGACATGTTGGACATGCATTTCTTCCGAGAGAAGTCAAATTCTAATCTTGGTGTATTTTAAGCATATTAGAAACACCATAAAGTACTaattaaagtattaaattaCAAGGTTCATGACTTGtttaaaagttaataattaGTAAAACTAATATTCATAACAATGCTCAAGAAtttccaattaaaattaatgataGTACATGTATTAATTAGCATGTTCATTTTCATGACATTGTTATatgtgtttcattttttttccctgattGATTAAATGAGttaattaattgcttttttgtgagggaaagaGTTAATTGCTTGAATGCGAAGTATTACAACTAATTCCAGTAGAACAAAGCATGTGCATCATACTGATCGATGacctattaaaaatttataaggtatattaaatttttaatttttaatacaaatattaACCATTGCCTACCTTGTTTATTCCAGTCAATATCGTTCATGTGGTCAAGCAATATCGTGGTGAATGGCTTGAAATCAATCAACAGCCAGTTAATTCATATTGCTATTTACCATTGCAACGATGTTGTTCTTCGAAACTTGAAAATTACAGCCCCCAGCACGAGCCTCAACACCGATGGCATACATGTGCAATCCTCAACTGGGATCACCATTAGTTCAAGTATGATAAAGACAGGAGATGATTGCATATCCATTGGTCAGGGCTCTAAGAACTTGTGGATTGATCATATTGCCTGTGGCCCTGGACATGGAATAAGGtaatattgttgaaattttttgttacattaccaatttaaattttctttttgttcatttaattaatCATTTAGTTGTCAATAGCCTTATTACTCAACTAGCACATCTTAGTATTTTTACGAAAATGTTCAGATTTCAAATCCTTTCTCTTTACCGTGATTcaaatatatacaagaaagTTGTACTTTgtgattaggtttttttttttgcgcttatttttatgaaaatgtttaGATTTCAAATCTTTTCTCTTTACTGTGATTcaaatatatacaagaaagTTGTACTTTgtgattaggttttttttttcgcaCGTGTGTGTGTCAGATACCCTGAAAAAGATTCCTAGTGATTTTAATAACAATTAGCACTGCTACTTAACATTGCAAATACCCTTTTTGAGAAGGAATTTTAACTATTTGTGATATTTGGGCCctcataaagaaaaacattctTGGATTGAAATCAAGAAGCCCAAAAGCCAATAACTTGGTTTGGCCAGCCCAGTGTGTAAAACTGTTTCTATATTGGACTTTTCCTTatattaaaagcccaaatattagcAATACAAACCTTTAAAATACTTTTAACTTGTCCAATATCTAAATAATATGATACTCGTTAGCATCATTTCtcattgatcattttttttcaaattatcaCAGCATTGGTAGCTTGGGCGATAATGTCTATGAAGATGGTGTGCAGAATGTAACAATAACAAGTTCAGTTTTCACAAGAACTCAAAATGGAGTACGGATAAAATCATGGGCCAGGCCTAGCAATGGATATGCAAGAAACATTGTTTTTAGAAACATTATCATGAGAGATGTCTATAACCCTATAATCATTGATCAAAAGTACTGTCCCGATAACAAAGGCTGTCCAAATCAGGTACCAATTACATTTGCAATAAATTTAGGGCACATTAGCCGccagttttattttttcaacaactATTTATATGACTTATTATGCTaggtaaataataaatataatatcaaTAATAGATTAAGGTGAAAGTAATGTTATTCCGAACACAATAATCCATATCAAcaattatgtgaaaaaaaaaaatggtaaagtaTATCATATCACTAGTATtacactcatttttttttttttgggatactAGTATTACACTCATTTCTAGACAAAAGAAACTgcaattaaattaagaaatcaCTAGTTGCGGAACTACATGGAGGCCCGTGCAAGCCATGGCCCCCAAGCCTTTGGAAAAAGGAAATGCATTCTTTAAGCCAAGAGagagacatatatatatatatatatatatataagtaaattataagaaaaatagttTCTAGCCTCCTCAATCTttttggaatgtatattataaGCATATCTATTGAcaataccaaaatatattaaGGTATAATCCTCTCAAAGTATTTGTATAATGATATTAATAATGTCTCTCCAAAAATTATCCATTTCTCATTAAGCCAATTAGTTTTCAGATGTTTTGATCGCGTCTCTTTGATTTAACATTGATTTGATCCTAAAAAAATTCCCAAGATATTGTTagcaaattattaaataatgtgttttatataatattagcATGGTTTATAAATCACTGACCACGTGATATGTGatttgcaaaaatatatattctcttATATAATTGtcttttacatataaaaaatatcaaagtaagaataaaaaatataaaagtattactttaaattattcaaaatataaaagataaagacataattttttttttcaaggctTATCTCGCACGCATACTTTAATTTATAAGTATAGTGAATCTAAGAGGAATGGATGAAAATTGTGTGATTAAAATAGTCCTATATCAAATGGTTATGACAAAAATGATTTTGAAGCGCATGAGGTGCATGTAATTAGAAAATAGTCAAAGTTGGtaaaaatacacattttttaaaatactatacAAGGAGGTTATTTTCTAAGTATAAAAATAGACATTGTACAACAAAGAAATATGTCATACTTCAATATTAGTTGTAaaaaggaactttttttttttttttaatagaaaaattatcttataatttttgtaatattcatattttttttatggacttTTCCCGATTAATTTTTCTAGCTCCACCACAAATTATAAAATGGACTTTTCCctcaaaatttcattagttataAACCATTAATATACATTGTTCTTTTggcatttctctcttttttttactaGAATTCTGGCGTGAAGATTAGTCAAGTGACCTACAAAAACATAAGAGGAACATCGGCCTCGCAAGTAGCCATGAATTTTATTTGCAGTTCTAGTAATCCATGCAACGGGATCAAATTGCAAAACATAAGGCTTACTTACAATAAAAGAGCTGCAACATCTTCCTGCACCAATGCCGCTGGGCTCAGTAACGGAGTTGTCATTCCAAGGAGTTGTTTGCAAAAGTAGTTCTTTTTTTCACTGTTTTTTTTATGACCTTGTTTGGATATGACTTCTCTCtgttaatttttcaataatgACTGTAAGGGGTTTATTGATcctaattattcaaattttcaagaagtgggaaaaaaattacattggTTTTAGCTAGTAGAGTACAGTAGAATTGTTTTGACATATACATGTCACCAAATAATTCAAGATCCAAAAATTCTACAACTTTGGAACAAATTGGATTTCacatttagttttgttttgcaggatataattaatgtttttataaagaaagtttttatagagaaaaaaaaagtaattaatgttttgacaatttttttcatttttcataaaagtagtgttaaaattttcctaaaattgattattaacCAATGTTCTAAGAGCACTTGTTAGTATGACTCTAATTAAATTGATCATGTTttagaagaaacaaaaagaaagaattacTTTAGACCCTCAATACAAAAATAGAAACTTTGcccaatttatttaattagtataGACGGGATTCGCTCATGTTCCTTATTTTATagcaaaaagctaaaaaagTTCAACAACCACCTGTGTGTGTCattcattaggaaaaaaaaaaaaaaaccacttgtgtctatatatatatatatatatataacatgcaATTCagacatgaaaattgacatgaatgttaagaatgtatagaacatgtaattcaacgatgagatttttaaaatataaattctataataaattattgaatggtgtatatatataattgctcTTTATTCCAAAGCAAAAGATcaatagtttcttttttttttttttttaattagtacaGCCAAGATTCGTTCGTTTCCCTTatttcataacaaaaaaaaaaaaaaaaaacaaaaacaaaaaaacaaaaacaaaaaacaaaaaacttcaACAGCTGAGTGAACTCAATAAAACCACCATTCACTTCCTAGGCTAGTCCTTTGTGACTCTAGAGTCTACTCCTAAATCATCTCACTCCtttattaaaagaattaatCCTGTAAACAAAGACTTATCCCCCCTGTATACTCTATTTACAAGCTAGCTATCTTCTCGTCCCAATTACTTGTCACTGTTCAGTTCATTGTGACTTTCTGCATGATGTATCACAACACTACTCAAAGTGCTCTCTGTATATATCACACActcaaagaaagagagaaggtgaattaatatataatttccACAAGTTTCTTCCAAACATATCCTTGAAGGAAAGCAATTTCCACAATTTTCCTTATCTTCCTATATCCATATTCATAAGCTTTAACAAAGTCAATCTCGCGCATATGGATTTCCCAATGGCACTTTTGCTTTATACATATTTATAATTGTCaacttaatttcttttaatttaataataattcccattttatgctttggttatgttttttaatttatttctaatatgtacctattttttattatatcctttttaggaaatttgtatattgacttttttattttaaaaatgggtaattacactttacccaccacCACCTGTGGTTTTCCTGTAATTTGACTTGCCTACCtgtggtttcaattttgacactttacccacccgTGGTTCATTCCGTCTAtgctccgtaacccacctctaaATATTCTAACACGTTTTGTCCAAAAATTTAACAAGAAATTAGATCAAACACTCCTCTcccacactctctctctcacgccTGCTCATCCATTCTAAATCGAGAATCGACTGGGTTTTGTTTGTGCAAGAACACAGAGGAAGGAGACCCACGAAATCTGGAAGAAGGAGACCCACAGATTCGTGTTTGGGAACATTTTGGTCTTAAATCCGTTCGGATTTCTCTTTACTTGGTGGGCTACTTTAAATGTTCTGAgcatgaaattttgatttttcttttactttcatCTGCTCTTTTCCTCTTATTCTAGGTAGATTTAATGTTTGAAACctagggttttatttatttatttatttattttaaattgggTTTCTACAATCTACGAAAGCAGCAGACTTGCGAAACTGAGTTTTCAAAGCAGCAGATTTGCAAAACTTCAGACTTGCTATAAAaaccttctcttttcttttatcctttTGTCGTTGTAAATTGTAATGTTATAACCATGTGTCATTTAAGTGCATCGTGCTTATGAACCTCTTGAACAGATGATAAGCAAAAGAGCCATGTTTAGCAACAATTTTCTAGTTTAGTTGTATTTGTTGTCTTTGTAGTGGGTagtggtttcaactttcaagtgtaACATGTATTTAGTTGTATGCTCACATGTAACGGGTTTGATATAGTTAGAAGTTCTTTGTCAATGACATTTGCCTTTAATTTTGTGAGTAGAATAAActatctttttttactttttattttgccatatgcactgttcataaTGATAAAAAGGTAGACTTGACAAGGATTCAGTAAGTATTAAAGATTGTGGATGTAGTTACTAAATCCAAAAGGCTTTAATAAATTATGACTTGACTTTGGACACCATATATAACAAGTGGAAAATGAGCAAAGGTGAAAATGATATTTGCAGTCAACATTAGCAAAATCAGTGTTGGAGAGAAACATCCTGAAAATCAGTGTTGCCAATATTTCTTCTCTCACCATTGTTTGTCCTGGAAGTTGTAGTTACATTTCAGAGCAAGTGCTTTTATTAGTTTCACtagttcttttgtcacttcTGCAAAGTGACACCACATCCCAATCAAAGGGCCTTCTTAAGATTAGCAGTCACGTATAGAGCCTTAGGCTTAACTAAGCAAATTAATCTTATACTCCAGTTAGACTTACAGTACAGTTAATTAAACCCAATTGAAAAGTTGACACTTCTGAACAATTATTAACATCTAGTGCTTAAATAACAGTTGCTCATGATGATAGAGATCAATGATGCAAAACAAATTCTTTATTTCAAACCATCTAGCACTAGCATGACAACATTTAGCAATgaaattccaactttacaaacATAAGTTCCCATTACATCAACAAGCTCAGATAAACAAAATTCGGAGTGAAACATAATCTTCAGAAGTACTAGTTCTTTTCGCAACAGCATCGCAAAGCTTGAAAATTTCTAAACTGGAAGACCATCAAGCCTCTCATCATAATTGGAAATTTCAAACCCATTGGGAATGATATACAGACCCCTTGCACCAAGGGAGACCCCCTTCAACATCACATGACAATGAGTACATTCAGCCCTTTGCCTGGTCTTCATGTAGCTCAGCATATAGCATTTTATAGAGGGCATGTAAAGTGAATAATAGCTAGCACTGAAAAGTAACAACATTAGCTACACAAGCAATAAGGCATTTTTCCAATCAGATGCTCAATCAATAAGGCATTTTTTCCCAACAACAAAGCCACCACAAATTAACTTTCTAGACCAGTCTCTTGATAATTGCAACTtgcaagaaaatatttccattatGCTAGACCCTTGGTTAAAAAAGCATTAAATCCTCCCTGCAAGTTCTGCCCACTGCTTGCTGCTTCTAAAAATCTGCCTGCTGCTTTGAAAATTCagtaatacaaataaaatctgcTGCATTGAAAAAAAATCTGTTGCTTTGACAGCAAAACTCAGTAGTACAGAAAACTGCAAGATTGAAGTTGCCAGAATGAAAAATCTGCTGCTTTGAAAACTCAGTAATACCAAAGCTGCATTGACAGCAAAACTCGGCAGTACAAAACACCACTTTgcaaaaacccaatttcattCCCATTAATTTGAACCTCAAAACTATTATCTTTGACAGTAACCAGCCGCTCAAACCTGGCACCAGGGCAATCCCATTCCCACCTGctaattttaataaagatagATAACTTGGCCAATCTACGAAACTCCCAGAGTCATAGCTAATTTAATGGCTGAATTTTTGGTTCAATGGTCACTTTGCATAAACCAGAAAGTAAAAGAACatgtcaaaattaaaatttggccACTTTTACTTTGTAAAAacccaatttaaaaataaaaaaaatttaaaaccctagGTTTCAAACATTAAATCTACCTAGAATAAGAGGAAAAAAGCAGatgaaagtaaaagaaaaataaaaatttcatgcTCAGAACATCTAAAGTAGCCCACCATGTGTTCCCGAACGGATTCAAGACCAAAATGTTCCCAAACACGAATCTGTGGGTCTCCTTCTTCCAGAATCCGTGGGTCTCCTTTCTTTGTGTTCTTGCACAAACAAAACCCAGTCGATTCTCGGTTAAGAATGGATGAGCAAGCGTGAGAGAGAAAGTGTGGGAGAGGAGTGTTTGATCTGATTTCTTGTTAAATTTTTGGACAAAACCTGTTAGAGTAACGGAATATttagaggtgggttacggagcaTAGACGGAATGAACCACGGGTggataaagtgtcaaaattgaaaccacgTTAGGCAAGTCAAATTAGAGGCAAATCATATGTAGGTAAATTGTAATTATCCCTtttaaaaatctatattttaaaatattccaaaatagaatagagaattAGCAATCTAGGATCGAACCAGTATATACTTATACTCAAATATGTTTTAAAATGAACGGTAAAATAACTTGATTATattgtttttaatatatgtaAGTATTTctaattatagttttttttccaaaaaaaaaacccttaattaTGGCTTCATTATTAATGAACATAGAGGTTGTCTAATGATGCAAAAAAGGCTGAAAATGCATGACAAGAGCAGTAGATTGGGAGATCGTCCTCCCAACTGGCACTTTGACTTAGAGTATCCAATGATTCCAATCTTTACCAGTTtctattttcttcaattttccGATTAGTTTTAAGATAAATACAAGCTTAGACTTGATTTTCAGCCACTTTTTGCTGCAGGAAGAAAAACAACATAATCAAGTTATTCTACcattgtttttaaaaacatcattgaGTATTGATATATAGTTCCTGTAGTTAAAAATGGATGAAAACGCACTGTACTCTTATGGAAAGTTGCATGCTATAGATGGAATAAAAATAGgctgttttaaattattttataaacgaAACACATATAATACAAGTTCTTTTtgcttaaattatatttttggtaattcTATTGTCATTCATAAGATGAACATTAATTAATATACATGGCTATTTAATgggaccaaaattttattataaaagagagagagatcttacCTCGAATTTGCCAAATAATAATTATAGACGAAAACATAAATGGGtctaggaagaaaaaaaataaataaacagatTCAATATTagatgaaattttaaaaaagacaaaatttagttataaaattaaattgtatattctttacgctcttaatacacatgtcaaattttgtatcaattggatattatttactatataatctataagcttgaattttatacataattttaaactacaaaaactagcaatttaaataatttattgataacatagttattaatctttaactttctagaaattttgcaagtatgaaaaatataaggaGAAGATGTAAATCCAATAGTGGATTGGTTAAAATTcatctctaataaaaagatgttaaaTAAggttttacaacaaattttatagcttaaaattacaataaattttgtaactaaaatttgtttttttaaattcttaCGGTTTAGATGAGATTTAGAACCAATATTCTTGGATCACAATCCCAGCCGAAAATTTCACACATAAATTGGAAAGTCCCTTGTTCATGCATCAAACCAAGAAATTAATAAGTTCAAACTCTAAATTTCCAACTCGCCAAATTTCTACTCCAAATCCCTTGTCCAAACACATGACtaacaatattaaaattaacGAATATAACATTTTGAGCTTACCTTATATATTAAAGTGGAAGTTAAGAGAAAGTTCAATCaagaatataaattatattttaatttctctccaATTTCTAATTAAGTATTATTCTAATTGtcctattatttatttgatgCCAAATGTTCCTATATTTTAGTTACACTTCACCTTCATGTTAAATATCATtccaattatatttaaaatgtgcatcaaatatatatatatatatatatatgtatatatatatataaactcaaaattttttttccctgagaATATATAAACTCAATTTGAATGTATtacttttatataatattatgaaTGTGTACACTTGTATGAACTCAATATATAAActcaatttataaatatttcttGCATTAGCAAGggttataatttataaacttgtttttgtattcaaattatCACCAAGGTTCTCAAGGAGTCAAGATTGGATAACTTGGGCGTTAAAGAACACAACCGCCAATTTCCAGCAACAGTTTAGACCTTAGACCAATAGTTTCGTGCCACATCAAATACACACACTACACCCGGTTGACTGCTAGAATATCGGCGAGCCTACTGCCGATTAATCCTCCGGGTTTCCTCCGCGTGTTCACGTGGCAAACAATATGACTTCCCATTCATCTCATCCTCTACGTAAGCCACTATCTTCTAACCAAAGTCGCCATACAAATACACGTTATTGAGGTTCAGGTACATAATAGATAGACGTAAAATGTTTAATTGCGTGATTTggtatttatatttaattattacaacacattgatttgatttaattataagaaatatatgaaagaataaataatgacatGCATGAATATTACAATATCCTAAAGTTATATAACAGAAGGAAATATGAAAatacagaagaagaaaacgaatGGTttgtttaaactagtaggagtGACTGTCAAATATGATATATATGATTAGCCAATATGAACTCACTAAATATTCAacaatattttatgaataatgAACATATTAAATTTGGGTTATAATTAAACAAATTGAGCCTATtcaatcaatataaaaaatttatgactaaTTCATGTAATCGAACACAAGTCAAGCTAAAATGCATCACCAAActaattaaataacattttgtTGCTTTATTCAtgttatttt
The Quercus lobata isolate SW786 chromosome 10, ValleyOak3.0 Primary Assembly, whole genome shotgun sequence DNA segment above includes these coding regions:
- the LOC115962467 gene encoding polygalacturonase-like is translated as MATRLIVLSCIFLAFFQSSNAAYNVVSFGARADGKTDSTLPFLRAWGSACNSVRSATIYVPRGTFLLKPIVFSGPCKSKIVFQIAGTLVAPSDYWSIGNSGNWILFNKVSWVSVKGGIIDAKGASYWSCRRAGRSCPTGSSSISFMWSSNIVVNGLKSINSQLIHIAIYHCNDVVLRNLKITAPSTSLNTDGIHVQSSTGITISSSMIKTGDDCISIGQGSKNLWIDHIACGPGHGISIGSLGDNVYEDGVQNVTITSSVFTRTQNGVRIKSWARPSNGYARNIVFRNIIMRDVYNPIIIDQKYCPDNKGCPNQNSGVKISQVTYKNIRGTSASQVAMNFICSSSNPCNGIKLQNIRLTYNKRAATSSCTNAAGLSNGVVIPRSCLQK